The proteins below are encoded in one region of Thermodesulfovibrionales bacterium:
- a CDS encoding 2OG-Fe(II) oxygenase, with product MQYLNHDSIGKISHETFRKQLPYPWVNIQGTLTSEGFEQLRTTLPDASLFDKKVGVKRAHGQGYHDRYILHYRPGLPLSEPWKEFIAEIQGKGYEAFIRRMLGLQPGKEIILTMEWYYGWKGCGVSPHCDARRKVATHIFYFNTEEDWETSWGGDILIMDDGGRFKAHSAPSFDDLRVAASLDPRGNGSLLFMRTEHSWHGVRPLQSPPDPLRKLFIITINTPTIQVWWRRLRGKDPDGYRIGPYSGSGASSARGIAS from the coding sequence ATGCAATACTTGAATCATGACAGTATTGGCAAGATCTCGCATGAAACATTCAGGAAGCAACTACCATACCCATGGGTCAATATCCAAGGTACCTTGACCAGTGAGGGTTTCGAGCAACTGCGGACCACGCTCCCCGACGCTTCCCTGTTCGATAAGAAAGTCGGAGTCAAACGCGCCCACGGCCAGGGCTACCATGACCGGTATATCTTGCATTACCGTCCCGGCCTGCCACTGTCAGAACCCTGGAAGGAATTCATCGCAGAAATTCAAGGGAAAGGTTACGAAGCTTTCATCCGCAGGATGCTCGGCCTGCAGCCGGGTAAAGAGATCATCCTTACGATGGAGTGGTATTACGGCTGGAAGGGCTGCGGTGTCTCACCCCACTGCGACGCTCGCCGCAAAGTTGCAACCCACATCTTTTATTTCAACACCGAAGAAGACTGGGAGACGAGTTGGGGAGGCGATATTCTGATTATGGACGATGGCGGACGTTTCAAGGCTCATTCGGCACCGTCCTTTGACGACCTGAGAGTCGCTGCCTCGTTGGATCCCCGGGGCAACGGCAGCCTGCTTTTCATGAGGACCGAACATTCCTGGCACGGAGTGCGTCCGCTCCAATCTCCGCCCGATCCCCTGCGCAAGCTGTTCATTATCACCATCAACACCCCTACCATCCAGGTGTGGTGGCGGCGTCTGCGCGGTAAGGACCCCGATGGTTATCGCATCGGACCATACTCCGGGTCCGGGGCTTCCTCCGCTCGAGGGATCGCCTCGTGA
- a CDS encoding universal stress protein translates to MIETRICPLTGLKTILLATDGSEYSEAALREAINLAKACSTKLYVLSVVEVNPEYATMAPQIVEKAEEETRRLLASVKEYAAGEGIECETIVHEGEEPYEFIVEEAEKKHVDMIVMGRHGRRGLQRLLMGSVTSKVIGHTPCSVLVVKA, encoded by the coding sequence ATGATCGAAACACGGATCTGTCCACTCACGGGGCTCAAGACGATACTCCTGGCAACCGACGGCTCTGAATACAGCGAGGCGGCTCTCCGCGAGGCCATCAATCTTGCAAAGGCATGCTCGACAAAGCTCTATGTACTATCGGTGGTCGAGGTCAATCCGGAATACGCAACCATGGCTCCTCAAATCGTCGAAAAGGCCGAAGAAGAGACACGCCGGTTGCTCGCATCGGTGAAAGAATACGCCGCAGGGGAAGGGATCGAGTGCGAGACCATTGTGCATGAAGGAGAAGAACCCTATGAGTTTATTGTGGAAGAAGCGGAGAAGAAGCACGTTGACATGATTGTCATGGGAAGACATGGAAGAAGGGGTCTCCAAAGGCTTCTCATGGGCAGCGTCACCTCAAAGGTGATCGGCCACACACCCTGCTCTGTCCTTGTCGTTAAGGCATAG
- a CDS encoding sulfite exporter TauE/SafE family protein — protein sequence MVSQKAIAKKRDGYGWKFLILMLAIFVVHVSVITVFASTDGPPAPPAVQSAMPWWAWPLILFIVTFLLGIVAVLGGVGGGVLFVPIIGGFFPFHIDFVRGAGLLVALAGALAAGPGLLKKAMADLRLALPVALIASACAIVGAMLGLALPSNVVNTALGGTILGIVLIMLMAKKSEYPEVREADALSTALRINGIYHEASTGQDINWKIHRTPQGLATFILIGIMAGMFGLGAGWANVPVLNIMMGAPLKVSVATSKFLLSITDTSAAWIYVNNGAVLPMMVVPSIIGIMLGSIVGVRILARTKPAAVRYIVIAMLLFAGLRALLKGLGIWK from the coding sequence ATGGTTTCTCAAAAGGCAATAGCCAAAAAGCGGGATGGATACGGGTGGAAATTCTTGATCTTGATGCTTGCGATCTTCGTCGTCCATGTCTCTGTAATTACCGTGTTTGCCTCAACAGATGGACCGCCTGCCCCGCCCGCAGTACAATCGGCGATGCCCTGGTGGGCATGGCCGCTGATCCTGTTCATCGTGACCTTTTTGCTCGGCATTGTGGCGGTCCTCGGGGGTGTTGGAGGAGGCGTCCTTTTTGTGCCGATCATAGGAGGTTTTTTCCCATTCCATATCGACTTCGTGAGAGGGGCGGGACTTCTCGTAGCCCTTGCCGGGGCCCTTGCTGCCGGACCCGGCCTCCTGAAAAAGGCGATGGCCGATCTCAGATTGGCACTGCCCGTCGCTCTCATAGCATCAGCCTGTGCCATCGTCGGAGCGATGCTCGGACTCGCCCTTCCTTCGAATGTCGTCAATACTGCCCTGGGCGGCACCATACTCGGCATCGTGCTCATCATGCTCATGGCAAAGAAGTCCGAGTACCCTGAAGTCAGGGAGGCTGATGCGCTCTCGACGGCCCTCAGGATAAACGGTATTTATCATGAGGCGTCGACAGGCCAGGACATTAACTGGAAGATACACAGGACACCCCAGGGTCTTGCAACCTTTATTCTCATCGGCATCATGGCGGGCATGTTCGGACTTGGCGCGGGATGGGCAAATGTGCCGGTTTTGAACATCATGATGGGCGCGCCCCTGAAGGTCTCTGTCGCAACGAGCAAGTTCCTGCTCTCCATCACCGACACCTCGGCGGCCTGGATTTACGTGAACAACGGTGCCGTATTGCCCATGATGGTTGTCCCGTCAATCATCGGCATCATGCTCGGTTCCATCGTGGGTGTGCGGATTCTCGCAAGGACCAAACCCGCGGCCGTTCGTTATATCGTCATAGCCATGCTCCTCTTCGCAGGCTTGAGGGCGTTGCTGAAGGGGTTGGGAATCTGGAAATAA
- a CDS encoding GntR family transcriptional regulator: protein MMQNETPSLQNKTIDRFNQEKLYIQLTRIFLEEITSGRWRLGQQIPTEEELCRKHKISKITVRQAIMNLVSDGYLMKVQGKGTFVTSVLPVVGLAMRTRFTEEMFGKEVKVEKRVLFKGIQEPPTEVKAYLKTVDRIYCILSRRMINGETACIEESFIPYQTLPGVEKLDVARQSLYSVLQERGVKKIFKVIQTIEISRVKRDSAQNLDLKEGSPVLVVHRLFLSSDNTPVAYTRLQGRSDRYKFQTEFERIR from the coding sequence ATGATGCAAAATGAAACGCCATCGTTGCAGAACAAAACGATCGATAGGTTCAACCAGGAGAAGCTCTATATACAGCTCACGAGGATCTTCCTCGAAGAGATAACCTCCGGGAGATGGCGACTGGGACAACAGATACCGACGGAAGAGGAACTCTGCAGGAAACACAAGATCAGCAAGATTACCGTACGGCAGGCAATAATGAATCTCGTTTCGGACGGCTACCTCATGAAGGTTCAGGGCAAGGGGACGTTTGTGACGAGCGTCCTTCCCGTCGTGGGGCTTGCCATGAGGACAAGGTTTACCGAAGAGATGTTTGGGAAGGAGGTGAAGGTAGAGAAGAGGGTACTTTTCAAGGGGATTCAGGAGCCGCCGACCGAGGTGAAGGCCTACCTGAAGACGGTCGACAGGATATACTGCATCCTGAGCAGAAGGATGATAAATGGCGAAACGGCATGCATTGAGGAGTCTTTCATCCCCTATCAGACGCTTCCGGGCGTGGAGAAGCTCGATGTTGCCAGACAATCCCTCTATTCGGTTCTTCAGGAGAGGGGAGTGAAGAAGATCTTCAAGGTCATACAGACCATCGAGATTTCGAGGGTGAAACGGGATTCCGCCCAGAATCTCGATCTCAAAGAAGGTTCCCCGGTACTCGTTGTTCACAGGCTTTTTCTCAGTTCCGATAATACCCCCGTCGCTTACACGAGGCTTCAGGGGAGAAGTGATCGGTACAAGTTCCAGACGGAGTTCGAAAGAATACGATAA